One region of Brachybacterium saurashtrense genomic DNA includes:
- a CDS encoding bile acid:sodium symporter family protein, whose amino-acid sequence MSTPTPPHPTTTETARSSEDRSARLAVTVFPLLILAAAALGFFAPAVGTALAPHIAIFLGIIMFGMGLTLTVPDFALVAKRPLPVLLGVVAQYVVMPLIALAIAALLGLSPELAVGVILVGSAPGGTSSNVITYLAKGDTALSVTMTSISTLLAPLLTPLLTLWLAGSYLPVDAGAMALSIVQMVLVPVLGGLVVRLLLGSLVAKILPALPWVSVAGISLVVTAVVSGSVEAILTAGGIVLLAVVLHNGLGYLLGYWVARLLRQGERAARTTSVEVGMQNSGLAATLAASAFSPTAALPAAIFSIWHNLSGAMLAVYFRRSADRHRADAA is encoded by the coding sequence ATGAGCACCCCCACCCCTCCACACCCCACGACGACGGAGACGGCCCGGTCCTCCGAGGACCGCTCGGCCCGCCTCGCCGTGACCGTGTTCCCCCTCCTCATCCTCGCCGCCGCGGCGCTGGGTTTCTTCGCCCCCGCCGTGGGCACCGCGCTCGCCCCGCACATCGCGATCTTCCTGGGCATCATCATGTTCGGGATGGGCCTGACCCTCACCGTCCCGGACTTCGCCCTGGTGGCCAAGCGCCCGCTGCCGGTGCTGCTGGGCGTGGTGGCCCAGTACGTGGTGATGCCGCTGATCGCGCTGGCCATCGCGGCACTGCTGGGGCTCTCCCCCGAGCTCGCGGTGGGCGTGATCCTGGTGGGCAGCGCCCCCGGCGGCACCAGCTCCAACGTGATCACCTATCTCGCCAAGGGCGACACCGCGCTGTCGGTGACGATGACCTCGATCTCGACCCTGCTCGCTCCCCTGCTCACGCCGCTGCTCACGCTGTGGCTGGCCGGCTCCTACCTGCCGGTGGACGCCGGCGCGATGGCGCTGTCGATCGTGCAGATGGTGCTGGTGCCCGTGCTGGGCGGCCTCGTGGTGCGCCTGCTGCTGGGCTCTCTGGTGGCGAAGATCCTGCCGGCGCTGCCATGGGTGAGCGTCGCGGGGATCTCCCTCGTGGTCACGGCCGTGGTAAGCGGCTCCGTCGAGGCGATCCTCACCGCGGGCGGGATCGTGCTGCTGGCCGTGGTGCTGCACAACGGCCTGGGCTACCTGCTGGGCTACTGGGTGGCGCGGCTGCTGCGCCAGGGCGAGCGCGCCGCCCGCACCACCTCCGTCGAGGTGGGCATGCAGAACTCGGGCCTAGCGGCGACGCTCGCCGCGAGCGCCTTCTCCCCCACCGCCGCCCTCCCCGCCGCGATCTTCTCGATCTGGCACAACCTCTCCGGCGCGATGCTCGCGGTGTATTTCCGCCGCAGCGCGGACCGGCACCGCGCCGACGCCGCCTGA
- a CDS encoding glutamate--cysteine ligase: MGREIGSTEYTRSQRTRYRRELRRNLDLFETFLDTAEFVDEGTVGVELEMNLARTDTMAPALLADQLLEDLDDEDYVHEIGRFNIEVNLPVTRPQGEGLRALERELTEKIERADAAARARDARVVPVGHLPTVTEELFAGDAWRAPGARYEALEATVLEARGEEIYLSIEGEGKARGLDVTFDSIAPESACTSMQLHLQVPPEQFAAAWNAAQAVAGPQVALAANSPFLLGRRLWHETRIPAFVQSLDTRPPEYAAQGVRPRVWFGERWITSMFDLFEENVRLFPALIPESREMAEEPLLTEGSAPRLHELMLHNGTVWRWNRPIYDPGGDLPHLRLENRLLPAGPTPADMAANAAFFYGILHSLVHERRPLWSRMSFEQAAEAFQQCARWGLEARVRWPKVGRVRVADLLLEHLIPQAMDGLRHLGAEPDVAEHYGEILSARARTGRNGARWQIDTVTSLELRGATRPEALAEMTRLYRAAVDTLEPVHAWPVPARQRP; the protein is encoded by the coding sequence ATGGGACGCGAGATCGGCAGCACCGAGTACACCCGCTCCCAGCGCACGCGCTACCGCCGCGAGCTGCGCCGGAACCTAGACCTGTTCGAGACGTTCCTCGACACCGCCGAGTTCGTGGACGAGGGGACGGTGGGCGTGGAGCTGGAGATGAACCTCGCCCGCACCGACACGATGGCGCCGGCGCTGCTGGCCGATCAGCTGCTCGAGGACCTCGACGACGAGGACTACGTGCACGAGATCGGCCGCTTCAACATCGAGGTGAACCTGCCGGTGACCCGGCCCCAGGGCGAGGGGCTGCGGGCGCTGGAGCGCGAGCTCACCGAGAAGATCGAGCGGGCCGACGCCGCCGCCCGAGCCCGCGACGCCCGCGTGGTCCCGGTGGGCCACCTGCCCACCGTCACCGAGGAGCTGTTCGCCGGGGACGCCTGGCGCGCGCCGGGCGCCCGCTACGAGGCGCTCGAGGCGACGGTGCTGGAGGCGCGCGGCGAGGAGATCTACCTCAGCATCGAGGGCGAGGGGAAGGCCCGGGGCCTGGACGTCACCTTCGACTCGATCGCGCCGGAGTCCGCGTGCACCTCGATGCAGCTGCACCTGCAGGTGCCGCCCGAGCAGTTCGCCGCCGCCTGGAACGCCGCGCAGGCCGTGGCCGGACCGCAGGTGGCGCTCGCGGCGAACTCGCCGTTCCTGCTGGGCCGCCGGCTCTGGCACGAGACCCGCATCCCCGCCTTCGTGCAGTCGCTGGACACCCGGCCGCCCGAGTACGCCGCCCAGGGGGTGCGCCCCCGGGTGTGGTTCGGCGAGCGGTGGATCACCTCGATGTTCGATCTCTTCGAGGAGAACGTGCGTCTGTTCCCGGCGCTGATCCCGGAGTCCCGCGAGATGGCGGAGGAGCCGCTGCTCACCGAGGGCTCCGCCCCGCGGCTGCACGAGCTGATGCTCCACAACGGCACCGTGTGGCGCTGGAACCGGCCGATCTACGATCCCGGCGGGGACCTCCCGCACCTGCGCCTGGAGAACCGCCTGCTGCCCGCGGGCCCCACCCCCGCGGACATGGCCGCCAATGCCGCGTTCTTCTACGGGATCCTGCACTCGCTCGTGCACGAGCGACGCCCACTGTGGTCGCGGATGAGCTTCGAGCAGGCCGCCGAGGCGTTCCAGCAGTGCGCCCGCTGGGGCCTCGAGGCCCGGGTGCGATGGCCGAAGGTGGGCAGGGTGCGGGTGGCGGACCTGCTGCTGGAGCACCTGATCCCGCAGGCGATGGACGGGCTGCGGCACCTCGGCGCGGAGCCGGACGTCGCCGAGCACTACGGCGAGATCCTCTCCGCCCGCGCCCGCACCGGGCGCAACGGCGCGCGCTGGCAGATCGACACCGTCACCTCGCTGGAGCTGCGCGGCGCGACCCGGCCCGAGGCGCTGGCGGAGATGACACGGCTGTACCGGGCGGCGGTGGACACCCTCGAGCCGGTCCACGCCTGGCCGGTGCCCGCCCGTCAGCGCCCCTGA
- a CDS encoding DUF2695 domain-containing protein, which produces MTDTPLDEAEELLRALSARLTDPAEGECLLCYVHRMLEHGCHGLRWALRYRDLRAPRATALERRLQQRGAFCDCEVFLNAYQLQEEHLVLGALLDVGGFPVGEVLEYPHPMPPCRGVRAGSTRPCALWRRQHLCRW; this is translated from the coding sequence ATGACCGACACCCCGCTGGACGAGGCCGAGGAGCTGCTGCGCGCGCTCTCGGCACGATTGACCGACCCCGCCGAGGGCGAGTGCCTGCTCTGCTACGTGCACCGGATGCTCGAACACGGCTGCCACGGGCTACGCTGGGCGCTGCGCTACCGCGACCTGCGCGCACCGCGGGCCACCGCGCTCGAGCGCCGGCTGCAGCAGAGGGGTGCCTTCTGCGACTGCGAGGTCTTCCTCAACGCCTACCAGCTGCAGGAGGAGCACCTGGTGCTGGGCGCCCTGCTGGACGTCGGCGGGTTCCCGGTCGGGGAGGTGCTGGAGTACCCGCATCCGATGCCTCCCTGCCGCGGGGTGCGGGCCGGCTCCACCCGGCCCTGCGCGCTGTGGCGGCGCCAGCACCTGTGCCGCTGGTGA
- a CDS encoding NAD(P)/FAD-dependent oxidoreductase yields the protein MSEFAPRYDHVILGGGVAADAAARALREAAPEASILLLSADPHSPVHRPALSKDLWHGESADPDSQDLRTAAETGAEVRTGTLVTELMPRSHTVVTARGTVIHYGTALLATGSSARRLPGVDDERVTCLRTVGDYRHLRALATEGARIVVVGGGYIGSEAAAALTRTGAQVTLAHPGRRLLEHMLPASIAAHVEEVYAARGITLVPGFCLAGIESGPELVLRSGAGEELRADAVLLGLGAELNISLAAHAGLDLEGGAVVVDRFLRTSAPDVFAAGDVALFDDPLLGWRHVEHVDHAQASGAVAGRNMAGAQEPYEHTPMFYSDLFDDGYEAVGRLDTSLTLREVWNPKGTAAVVHYLDGNTVEGVLLWNTWDQVPAAREIIAASQEGTLDLAALDGMITPG from the coding sequence ATGTCCGAGTTCGCACCTCGATACGACCATGTGATCCTCGGAGGCGGCGTCGCCGCCGATGCCGCGGCCCGTGCCCTGCGCGAGGCCGCCCCGGAGGCGTCGATCCTGCTCCTCTCCGCGGATCCGCACAGTCCCGTGCACCGCCCCGCGCTGTCCAAGGACCTCTGGCACGGCGAGAGCGCGGATCCGGACAGCCAGGACCTGCGCACCGCGGCGGAGACCGGGGCCGAGGTGCGCACGGGCACCCTCGTCACCGAGCTGATGCCCCGCTCCCACACCGTGGTCACCGCCCGCGGGACGGTGATCCACTACGGCACCGCGCTGCTGGCCACCGGCTCCTCCGCGCGACGCCTCCCGGGCGTCGACGACGAGCGCGTCACCTGCCTGCGCACCGTGGGCGACTACCGGCACCTGCGTGCCCTCGCCACGGAGGGCGCTCGGATCGTGGTGGTGGGCGGCGGCTATATCGGCTCCGAGGCCGCGGCGGCGCTCACCCGCACCGGCGCGCAGGTCACCCTCGCGCATCCCGGGCGGAGGCTCCTGGAGCACATGCTCCCCGCCTCGATCGCCGCGCACGTCGAGGAGGTGTACGCCGCGCGGGGCATCACCCTCGTGCCGGGATTCTGCCTGGCCGGGATCGAGTCCGGGCCCGAGCTGGTGCTGCGCTCCGGGGCGGGGGAGGAGCTGCGGGCGGACGCCGTGCTGCTGGGACTCGGGGCGGAGCTGAACATCTCCCTCGCCGCGCACGCCGGCCTGGACCTCGAGGGCGGCGCCGTGGTGGTGGACCGCTTCCTGCGCACCAGCGCCCCGGACGTCTTCGCCGCCGGGGACGTGGCCCTGTTCGACGATCCGCTGCTGGGCTGGCGGCACGTGGAGCACGTGGACCACGCGCAGGCCTCCGGCGCCGTTGCCGGGCGGAACATGGCCGGCGCCCAGGAGCCCTACGAGCACACCCCGATGTTCTACTCGGACCTCTTCGACGACGGCTACGAGGCCGTGGGCCGCCTGGACACCTCGCTCACCCTGCGCGAGGTGTGGAACCCGAAGGGCACCGCCGCGGTGGTGCACTACCTCGACGGGAACACGGTCGAGGGCGTGCTGCTGTGGAACACCTGGGACCAGGTGCCGGCGGCCCGCGAGATCATCGCCGCCTCGCAGGAGGGCACCCTCGACCTGGCCGCGCTGGACGGGATGATCACCCCCGGCTGA
- a CDS encoding NUDIX hydrolase: MSAPLSLAVSTVIFALRPHPGTRRPALWIPLVRRIREPHRGLWALPGGPLAPEEGLAASAARNLRETTRLAPQYLEQLYAFGGPDRSPEEAQRTVSVVYWALVRPEEAEAGADGVNVRWFVADELPDLAFDHSLIVEYALWRLRNKVEYSRIAAAFLGETFTLAELRAVHEAVLQRSLDPANFRRQMEASGRLVATEGFRTGGRHRPARLYRHDRSIHLADNGPLTGQ; this comes from the coding sequence ATGAGCGCTCCGCTCTCCCTGGCCGTCTCGACGGTCATCTTCGCGCTGCGCCCCCATCCGGGCACCCGTCGGCCGGCGCTGTGGATCCCGCTGGTGCGTCGGATCCGCGAGCCGCACCGCGGGCTCTGGGCGCTGCCCGGCGGCCCCCTCGCCCCCGAGGAGGGGCTCGCCGCCTCCGCCGCCCGGAACCTGCGCGAGACCACCCGCCTCGCCCCGCAGTACCTCGAGCAGCTCTACGCCTTCGGTGGCCCGGACCGCTCCCCGGAGGAGGCCCAGCGCACCGTCTCGGTCGTCTACTGGGCGCTGGTGCGCCCCGAGGAGGCCGAGGCCGGCGCCGACGGCGTCAACGTGCGCTGGTTCGTGGCCGATGAGCTGCCCGATCTGGCCTTCGACCACTCGCTGATCGTCGAGTACGCCCTGTGGCGCCTGCGCAACAAGGTCGAGTACTCCCGCATCGCCGCCGCCTTCCTCGGGGAGACCTTCACCCTCGCCGAGCTGCGCGCCGTGCACGAGGCGGTGCTGCAGCGCTCCCTCGACCCCGCGAACTTCCGCCGGCAGATGGAGGCCTCCGGGCGGCTCGTCGCCACCGAGGGCTTCCGCACCGGCGGCCGCCACCGCCCCGCCCGCCTCTACCGCCACGACCGCTCCATCCACCTGGCCGACAACGGCCCCCTCACGGGCCAGTGA
- the nadA gene encoding quinolinate synthase NadA — protein sequence MTSTAPTASVDLTLRTLPTGALPTSTCSTQLLDAPWDVDARDPGYGPGASMSDAIPAASPRQGEIPREYREASAEELDRRIRAAKAQLGERVVVLGHFYQRDEVVQYADYVGDSFQLATAAKGHREAEAIIFCGVHFMAETADLLSTPEQAVILPNLAAGCSMADMADIDQVEECWEQLMEVYAEEAAAAGEDAPAPVIPVTYMNSSAAIKGFVGRHGGIVCTSSNAAAVLEWAFARGRQVLFLPDQHLGRNTAKAMGVGLEEMAMWNPRRPLGGNEEQALREAKVLLWHGFCSVHKRFTTAQIDTARAEHPGVRVIVHPECPMPVVDAADESGSTDYIRRAIEGASEPTTFAIGTEINLVQRLAAQHPQHTIFCLDPVVCPCSTMYRIHPGYLAWVLEALCEGTVLNRITVGEDVAEPARVALERMLAVRPAPVR from the coding sequence ATGACCAGCACCGCCCCGACCGCCTCGGTCGATCTCACCCTGCGCACCCTGCCCACCGGCGCGCTGCCCACGAGCACCTGCTCCACGCAGCTGCTGGACGCCCCCTGGGACGTGGACGCCCGCGACCCCGGCTACGGCCCCGGCGCCTCGATGTCCGATGCGATCCCCGCCGCCTCCCCGCGGCAGGGCGAGATCCCCCGCGAGTACCGCGAGGCGAGCGCCGAGGAGCTGGACCGCCGCATCCGCGCCGCGAAGGCGCAGCTGGGCGAGCGCGTGGTGGTGCTGGGCCACTTCTACCAGCGCGACGAGGTGGTGCAGTACGCGGACTACGTGGGCGACTCCTTCCAGCTCGCCACCGCCGCGAAGGGCCACCGCGAGGCGGAGGCGATCATCTTCTGCGGCGTGCACTTCATGGCCGAGACCGCCGATCTGCTCTCCACCCCCGAGCAGGCCGTGATCCTCCCCAACCTTGCCGCCGGCTGCTCGATGGCGGACATGGCGGACATCGACCAGGTCGAGGAGTGCTGGGAGCAGCTGATGGAGGTGTACGCCGAGGAGGCGGCGGCCGCGGGCGAGGACGCCCCCGCCCCCGTGATCCCGGTGACCTACATGAACTCCTCCGCGGCGATCAAGGGCTTCGTGGGCCGCCACGGCGGAATCGTGTGCACCTCCTCGAACGCCGCCGCGGTGCTGGAGTGGGCCTTCGCCCGCGGCCGACAGGTGCTGTTCCTGCCCGACCAGCACCTGGGCCGCAACACCGCCAAGGCGATGGGGGTGGGGCTGGAGGAGATGGCGATGTGGAACCCGCGCCGGCCCCTGGGCGGCAACGAGGAGCAGGCCCTGCGTGAGGCGAAGGTGCTGCTGTGGCACGGCTTCTGCTCCGTGCACAAGCGCTTCACCACCGCCCAGATCGACACCGCCCGGGCCGAGCACCCCGGCGTGCGGGTGATCGTGCACCCGGAGTGCCCGATGCCGGTGGTGGATGCGGCCGACGAGTCCGGCTCCACCGACTACATCCGCCGCGCCATCGAGGGGGCGAGCGAGCCCACCACCTTCGCGATCGGCACCGAGATCAACCTGGTGCAGCGCCTGGCCGCCCAGCACCCGCAGCACACCATCTTCTGCCTGGACCCGGTGGTGTGCCCCTGCTCGACGATGTACCGCATCCACCCCGGCTACCTCGCCTGGGTGCTGGAGGCGCTGTGCGAGGGCACCGTGCTGAACCGCATCACCGTCGGCGAGGACGTCGCCGAGCCCGCCCGGGTGGCCCTGGAGCGGATGCTCGCGGTGCGCCCCGCCCCGGTGCGCTGA
- the nadB gene encoding L-aspartate oxidase, giving the protein MPAQERRETTAQDEALPAEPLRTDVLVIGSGIAGLTAALRAARSATVLLVTKAALADGATARAQGGIAGAVDAADTPADHARDTLDAGAGLGDPEAVRRLCEAAPAAIAALEAHGVRFDRAPGGGPALGLEGAHGRPRILHAGGDATGAAIQDALVAAVRARAAVEDSPLTLREHTALVDLDMVDGRAVGAALRAADGSRLAVRAGAVLLATGGAGQLFTHTTNPATATGDGLAAAWRAGAALEDLEFYQFHPTALAVDGPEACFLLSEAVRGEGALLRDEHGHRFLPAIDPRGELAPRDVVARAIAQVMVAQEGRPVLLDATALGAEHLRRRFPTIDAALRRAGIDWSRTPVPVTPAAHYWMGGIRTDLEGRTTVPGLFAAGECARTGVHGANRLASNSLLEGAVFGERAGEAAAAAARAGSELPAPAPSPGRAPAPAPSAAASSAPASSAAAPSTATPPAATAPSAAPARGGRDWSRAALQALLWRHVGPLRHRAGLEEAAAQLAAWQAPPPAATTSLAALEDRNLLDLARLLTAHALARPDSVGAHHLLDAPAPRDAPAPADAPHRTTAPQPALVPEASAC; this is encoded by the coding sequence ATGCCCGCCCAGGAGCGTCGGGAGACGACCGCCCAGGACGAGGCTCTGCCCGCGGAGCCGCTGCGCACCGACGTGCTCGTGATCGGCTCCGGCATCGCCGGTCTCACCGCAGCCCTGCGCGCCGCCCGGAGCGCGACGGTGCTGCTGGTGACCAAGGCGGCGCTGGCCGACGGCGCCACCGCCCGCGCCCAGGGCGGCATCGCCGGGGCCGTCGATGCGGCGGATACCCCCGCCGACCACGCCCGGGACACCCTCGACGCGGGCGCCGGGCTGGGCGATCCGGAGGCGGTGCGGCGGCTCTGCGAGGCCGCCCCTGCGGCGATCGCGGCGCTCGAGGCCCACGGGGTGCGCTTCGACCGGGCCCCGGGTGGCGGCCCCGCGCTCGGGCTCGAGGGCGCCCACGGCCGTCCCCGCATCCTCCACGCCGGCGGCGACGCCACCGGCGCCGCGATCCAGGACGCCCTGGTCGCGGCGGTGCGCGCGCGGGCCGCGGTGGAGGACTCCCCGCTGACGCTGCGCGAGCACACGGCCCTGGTGGACCTCGACATGGTGGACGGCCGGGCGGTGGGCGCCGCACTGCGGGCGGCCGACGGATCCCGCCTCGCGGTGCGGGCCGGCGCCGTCCTGCTCGCCACCGGCGGGGCGGGCCAGCTGTTCACCCACACCACCAATCCCGCCACCGCCACCGGGGACGGCCTCGCCGCCGCCTGGCGGGCCGGGGCCGCGCTCGAGGACCTCGAGTTCTACCAGTTCCACCCCACCGCCCTCGCCGTCGACGGCCCGGAGGCCTGCTTCCTGCTCTCCGAGGCGGTGCGCGGGGAGGGTGCGCTGCTGCGCGACGAGCACGGCCACCGGTTCCTGCCCGCGATCGACCCGCGCGGGGAGCTCGCCCCGCGGGACGTGGTGGCGCGGGCGATCGCGCAGGTGATGGTCGCGCAGGAGGGGCGGCCGGTGCTGCTGGACGCCACCGCGCTGGGCGCGGAGCACCTGCGCCGACGCTTCCCCACGATCGACGCCGCGCTGCGCCGGGCCGGGATCGACTGGAGCCGCACGCCGGTGCCCGTCACCCCCGCCGCCCACTACTGGATGGGCGGGATCCGCACCGACCTCGAGGGCCGCACCACGGTGCCGGGCCTGTTCGCGGCCGGGGAGTGCGCCCGCACCGGCGTGCACGGCGCGAACCGCCTGGCCTCGAACTCGCTGCTCGAGGGCGCGGTGTTCGGGGAACGGGCCGGGGAGGCGGCCGCCGCGGCCGCCCGCGCCGGCTCGGAGCTCCCCGCTCCCGCGCCTTCACCCGGGCGGGCGCCGGCTCCTGCCCCGTCAGCCGCTGCCTCGTCGGCTCCTGCCTCGTCGGCCGCCGCTCCGTCGACCGCCACTCCGCCGGCTGCCACCGCGCCGTCCGCCGCGCCCGCCCGGGGCGGCCGGGACTGGTCCCGCGCCGCGCTGCAGGCGCTGCTGTGGCGGCACGTGGGCCCGCTGCGCCACCGGGCCGGGCTGGAGGAGGCCGCCGCGCAGCTCGCCGCCTGGCAGGCCCCGCCTCCCGCCGCGACGACCTCGCTCGCCGCGCTCGAGGACCGCAACCTCCTCGACCTCGCCCGGCTGCTCACCGCCCACGCCCTGGCGCGCCCCGACTCCGTGGGCGCCCACCACCTGCTGGACGCCCCCGCGCCGCGCGACGCCCCCGCGCCGGCCGACGCCCCGCACCGCACCACCGCCCCACAGCCCGCCCTCGTCCCGGAGGCCTCCGCATGCTGA
- the nadC gene encoding carboxylating nicotinate-nucleotide diphosphorylase, with product MLTTAQIDPVVTAALAEDAPWGDLTGEVLLPAHATAAARLTAREAGVLAGAEVFAAAFRLADPAAQVTARAADGDRFAAGDVLAEVTGPARAVLRAERVALNLVQRMSGIATATRRMVDAVEGTSARITDTRKTTPGLRALERHAVRCGGGVNHRFSLSDAVMAKDNHLAVLAQQGLDLAEALRTARTRLGHTTVLEVEVDRLDQIDAVLAGGADVVMLDNFSLEDLAAGVRRIDGRAVVEASGTVTLDTVRAIAETGVDVISSGALTHSARHLDLGLDMTVDAGA from the coding sequence ATGCTGACCACCGCCCAGATCGATCCCGTCGTCACCGCCGCGCTCGCCGAGGACGCCCCCTGGGGCGACCTCACCGGCGAGGTGCTGCTGCCCGCGCACGCCACCGCCGCCGCCCGGCTCACCGCCCGCGAGGCGGGCGTGCTCGCCGGCGCCGAGGTGTTCGCCGCCGCGTTCCGGCTCGCCGACCCCGCCGCCCAGGTCACCGCCCGCGCCGCCGACGGCGACCGCTTCGCCGCCGGAGACGTGCTCGCCGAGGTGACCGGCCCCGCCCGGGCCGTGCTCCGGGCCGAACGGGTGGCCCTGAACCTGGTGCAGCGGATGTCCGGCATCGCGACCGCCACCCGGCGCATGGTCGACGCGGTGGAGGGCACCTCCGCCCGGATCACCGACACCCGCAAGACCACCCCCGGCCTGCGCGCCCTGGAGCGGCACGCGGTGCGCTGCGGCGGTGGCGTGAACCACCGCTTCTCCCTCTCTGACGCGGTGATGGCGAAGGACAACCACCTCGCCGTGCTCGCCCAGCAGGGACTGGACCTCGCCGAGGCGCTGCGCACGGCCCGCACCCGCCTGGGCCACACCACCGTGCTCGAGGTGGAGGTGGACCGCCTCGACCAGATCGACGCCGTGCTCGCCGGCGGCGCGGACGTGGTCATGCTGGACAACTTCTCCCTCGAGGACCTCGCCGCCGGGGTGCGCCGCATCGATGGCCGCGCCGTGGTGGAGGCCAGCGGCACCGTCACCCTCGACACCGTGCGCGCGATCGCCGAGACCGGCGTGGACGTCATCTCCTCCGGGGCGCTCACCCACAGCGCCCGCCACCTCGACCTGGGCCTCGACATGACCGTCGACGCCGGCGCCTGA
- a CDS encoding cysteine desulfurase family protein, translating into MLYLDAAATAPVRREALEAAWPYLTGTFGNPSSHHAVGEAAAAGLADARRRAAAVLGVRRSDIVFTAGGTEAANLAIKGLALAAPRGRHLVTAATEHSAVLESVAHLRRAHGFEVSHVPLEADGTVTAEALASVLREDTTLVTLALANNEIGTVTELRPLVEAAHAVGALTHTDAVQAAGWLDLRGLGVDALTLSGHKVGAPKGIGLAMLRGRLPVEPLIHGGGQENERRSGTENVAFAVALAVALELAEAEREDKAARLALLRDRLLDAVRESRPDALLTGPDPRTGGHRLPGHVSFCLPGRSGESVLLDLAEHGVIASSGSACAAGSDEPSHVLTALGIPGEVAQTAVRCTLPGDLPDAQAEAAIAAVREVLAALPGAGGPA; encoded by the coding sequence ATGCTCTACCTCGACGCCGCCGCCACCGCCCCCGTGCGCCGCGAGGCGCTGGAGGCGGCCTGGCCCTACCTCACCGGCACCTTCGGCAACCCCTCCAGCCACCACGCGGTGGGGGAGGCGGCCGCGGCCGGGCTCGCCGACGCCCGCCGCCGCGCCGCCGCCGTGCTCGGCGTGCGCCGCAGCGACATCGTGTTCACCGCCGGCGGCACCGAGGCCGCGAACCTCGCGATCAAGGGCCTCGCCCTGGCCGCCCCGCGCGGCCGCCACCTGGTCACCGCCGCCACCGAGCACTCCGCGGTGCTGGAGAGCGTGGCGCACCTGCGACGCGCCCACGGCTTCGAGGTCTCCCACGTGCCGCTGGAGGCCGACGGCACCGTCACCGCGGAGGCGCTGGCCTCCGTGCTGCGGGAGGACACCACGCTGGTCACCCTGGCGCTGGCGAACAACGAGATCGGCACCGTCACCGAGCTGCGGCCGCTGGTGGAGGCCGCGCACGCCGTCGGGGCGCTGACCCACACCGACGCCGTGCAGGCCGCGGGCTGGCTGGACCTGCGCGGCCTGGGCGTGGACGCCCTCACCCTCTCCGGGCACAAGGTGGGCGCCCCTAAGGGCATCGGCCTGGCGATGCTGCGCGGCCGGCTGCCGGTGGAGCCGCTGATCCACGGCGGCGGCCAGGAGAACGAGCGCCGCTCCGGCACCGAGAACGTCGCCTTCGCCGTCGCGCTCGCCGTGGCGCTCGAGCTCGCCGAGGCGGAGCGGGAGGACAAGGCCGCCCGCCTGGCCCTGCTGCGGGACCGGCTGCTGGACGCGGTGCGCGAGAGCCGGCCCGACGCCCTGCTCACTGGCCCGGATCCGCGCACGGGCGGCCACCGCCTGCCCGGCCACGTCTCCTTCTGCCTGCCCGGCCGCAGCGGCGAGTCCGTGCTGCTGGATCTCGCCGAGCACGGGGTGATCGCCTCCAGCGGCTCCGCCTGCGCGGCCGGCAGCGACGAGCCCTCGCACGTGCTGACGGCCCTGGGCATCCCCGGCGAGGTGGCGCAGACGGCGGTGCGCTGCACCCTGCCCGGCGACCTCCCCGACGCCCAGGCCGAGGCCGCGATCGCCGCGGTGCGGGAGGTGCTCGCCGCACTCCCCGGAGCCGGTGGCCCCGCGTGA